Part of the Schistocerca americana isolate TAMUIC-IGC-003095 chromosome 5, iqSchAmer2.1, whole genome shotgun sequence genome, CAAGACACTTAAATACAACACTGGAAACGACGGAGCTCTCATGAAAAATAAAAAACCGCTGATAGGACCTGCTGAGGTACtggaggctggagaggagggaaaaagaggggaggaataTTTGGTGGTGATGCCGAGAGTGGAGGAAGAGGAAAAGAAGGGGGCAGGAGGtgcaccaaggggcaggagactGACAGGGAGGgatatgaagagggaagacaaggcaggagggagtgcagggacagtgaaggggagcacaagagagggatgGGGTGTAGGAGGGAGAAAGCTGCTCAGGAGTAGGGAGGggcaggagagggagccctgaggaggaggcaggaagaaagTCGGATTAGAGTTGGCAGGAGGGGTAGACGTCAGGGCGAAGTTCATCATATGGGAGGGCTAGGTGCCGAAAGTTGGCTTGGGAAAGGAGGTGAAGGGCATGGAGATAGGGTGGTAGACAACggtaaacgccggccggtgtggccgtgcggttctaggcgcttcagtctggaaccgcgtgaccgctacgatcgccggttcgaatcctgcctcgggcatggatgtgtgtgatgtccttaggttagttaggtttaagtagttttaagttctaggggactgatgaccacagatgttaagtcccatagtgctcagagcggtaAAGGCGCGGCCATGGGGCCGAGAGGGAGGGGGCAACagggtgtgttggggggggggggggaatcgagttGGCAGGCAATGTACAGGGTGCGGACGTGTTCATGGAAGAGGAGTAGGTGGgcgaaggggatgaggtcgtacagggTTTGTGtaggggacggaaggcggatacaGGAAGCCAGTCGGAGTGCAAagcgttctaagattctacaagttTCTTCCTCGTCATCTTGAGGGGAAAATAACGCCAGAAGATGGCGAGTACGAATCTCATCGAAACGTTGTGACAACAATACGCCATGATCGACTGACAACAAGTCGACCTCATCCATATCTGTGGCACCACTagcaggtctacagttttgcgAGACCCACCAGTGGTCGCCACAGCAGATTGCTGAGATGTGTGCCGCCCTTGTGCGCAGGCCGGCGTGCTACTGCGGCGGCGCGCTGCAGGAGGCGCTGCTGGCGTACCGGCGCGCGCACGGCTACTGTGCGCTGCTGGTGTGCGCGCTCGGCACGGCGGCCAACGCGCTCAACGTGGCGGTGCTGACGCGGCGCGAGCTGGCCGCCGCGCCCATCAACCGCCTGCTGACGGCGCTCGCCGTCGCCGACATGCTGCTGATGCTCGAGTACGTGCCCGTCGCCGCCTACCTGTACGTCGTGCTGCCCGAGCAGCGGGAGTTCCCCTACGGCTGGGCCGCGCTTCTGCTCGCGCACGCTCACCTCTCCTTGCTGCTGCACTCGGTCAGCGTCTGCCTCACGCTTGCGCTGGCTGTCTGGAGATACATCTCACTTAGGTGAGTACCGGTCGTTCACTGCTGACATGTAGAAAGGAGCAGAGCAAAACTGCCCCAGAAAATATTTCActcaccttaagataggcaatccaaatgtgtgtgtgtgtgtgtgtgtgtgtgtgtgtgtgcgtgtgaagtCCTAAGGTACCAAATTGCTgaagttatcggtccctagacttacacactacttaaactaatttaacctaacttatGCCAACATAGAGtcacccattcccaagggaggactcgaacctccagtgggaaGGGCCACACAAagagtgacatggcacctcaaaccacgcggtcactccACACAGCAGGCAACCCAACTTGGTACATCCGATAACGGGGCATAAgattgactgagatgttataatTAAAGTATAGCTACTCCTGTAGGCCTTGTGTCTGCTGTAATTGTCGTccagcagtgaaacttggtagatacattAATGTGTTAAATCGAAACCAAACGAATTTGTTTTACGAAATttcacttacacagtttgttcagtatgagttcAGGATTTCAAGGAGTAGCTGCATCCACAAAACGACGTGATTGGGAATTGCTGGTGGCAGCTACAGTGAAATCTCAACCACACATCCCTGTACACTTGAGACCAGGTAGAGACCGAATATGTCTCTCGCAATTCCACTGGCATAGGATGCCATATTCTTCCTCATGCCACACTGACCTCACCCATATTTTCGAATTTTATTATCAaattctttaaactatttaatggCACTGGTCCTCTCCTCAGACTGTCCAGTCAGTGATACTCCCTGAATGCGGCATTTCAATTGCTGCTGTTGGCAAAAACAGTTTGACAAGCAGTGGTGGCGCCACATTCCTCGGTGCATTATGTGTTCACACCACTCACTGCTTGAAAGGTAAGTCCAGGATCACTAGTCAGACTGAGTCTGCTCTCATCCGAGTTCAGCATGGAACCCAACTGCTCGCTGATACAGTCTCTATGCTCTTTGCACAGTCTCTGTTTTCGACAGCGTTATTTTTCACTCATATTATTGCCTGTCAAGTGACAGCATGTATGTCACACCATCAGCATACAATGTCAAATGTGCACCAGGTGGCAATAGTTGGAACTAatacccggccgcggtggccgtgcggttctaggcgctgcggtccagAACCACGGGtgtgctaccgtcgcaggttcgaatcctgtgtcgggcagggatgtgtgtgatgtccttaggttggttaggtttaagtagttctaagttctaggggactgatgacctaagatgttaagtcccatactgctcagagccatttgaaccatgtggaaCTAATATTTTTCTACTGTAAATTAGTTCCACATCAACACATTAGCAtacctatcaagtttcgctgcaCTATGATGATTAATGCTGACACTGTATCTCCGTGAGTAGCTTCACTTTAATTTTAACCACCCAGTATTTCGTGCACCTTAGGACCAACACAACCTGCATCATCCAGTCCCAGGGCATATGAAGTGTAAGACAtgatgaaatgaaaacaagaatacAGTTACATGCAAGGAAATGTTAATAACAATTACGTGTGGAACAGTATAACTATACATAATTGATACTGAAAATAACACACCAATCTCAAGGCTTAGGAAGGGAGTGAATCGCTTTGGTGTAGAAACTCGTGGGTTGCTAAAAGATTCAGTTTTCCACAGTGTCCTGCACAGACGAACTTCTGATCTTCCAGAGATTAATTTAAGGAGCTGAAGATATATGAGTAATATGTCCAGACGATGCTGTAAGGACAATGTTCCAGGACCTCCCCCAGAAATTTTCTGGAGAAGTTCAAGTGTACTCTAGCTTTGTCATGGAGAATCACGATCTTTTTCAAGAGCTTTCACCCGAACTTGTTCTTGATGGGCTCCTTGAGCCTCACAATTCTGTTGCAATACTGCTCAGTCGATGAGAAGAGGTCCTTCTTCATGGAAAGAAGATACTGACCATCACTGTTCCGAAATTTGGGGCAAACTGAGCTTCCTTTAGACGAGGCGATCCGGTATGCCACCACGCCACATTCACGCGTTTGGAGGCATTGTCGAAGTGGTGACGCCACATGCCTCAgtgtattacgtgttcccaccaCACGCCACATCAGGATGACTACTCAGACAGCATGGAACTCAACTCCTCGCTGATACAGTCTCTATGCACCATCCCAAACGAAGCCTTCGATGTGGGAGTGTCAACAAGATACAGTGTACTGCTCGCAAGACAGAGACCACACTTGCACAGTCGCTGTGCCGCAGTGAAGTGTGAGATTGCATTCCTTGGTGTCCTgttaactgttcaaatggttcaaatggctctgagcactatggcactcaacttgaCATTGTcttctaaaacttagaactagttaaacctaacataaggacatcacacatatccatgcccgaggcaggattcgaaactgcgaacgtagcggtcgcgtggttccagactgcagcgcctagaaccgcacggccacttcggccggcggactgtTAACTGTGACTGTAATTGCAACCATTGTTCGACCTGAGTGCCTTGTTGCCTGTTGGACAAAGAAGGGTCTTCTGCTGGTGTAGTTTACTACGGTCGACCAGTGCTCTCCCTCGGGCAGCAGTGCCTTTGGTCTGAAACGCACCCCATGCAAGCGAAAATGATGTTATCATTACCAAACTACTGAGCTGCACTCATCACACTTCGTCACACTTCTAGTTTCCATATAATTCTTCCCCATTTGAAGTAATCTAAATGTTGTCTGAAGCCACAGTGTAATGACGTACACCATTTCTGTACACCGTACATCCTACCTAACTAACACACACAATCTTCTAACGTTATGCAGTTGTTACTTGTTGGAGATCAGTCCCATTTTGCGCTACAATCACGCAGACCTCACGCCAAGTCATGTCAATCTTTGTCTGCATGACAGGGAAACCCGTGGAAACATGCTctcacattttcatttacttcctccCATTAGTTAATATGTTAATTTATTAAGGTCGTCCATAAGTTTTGCACAGTAGTGCCATTTGTGCACATCATGATAGGCAACCTCAGTTACATCATCAGCTTCCAGGAGAGATAGTGTGAGCTGGGTTGCCTACCTTGAGGTTCACGTAATGTTTTCGAGGCCATTTCTCCCTTGGCCACCGTGCAGCAGGCCAACGTACCTCAGGTGCTGACTGACCGCAGCTCCCCTTCCCCTGCTCTCCGGCAGGTACCCGGAGCGCGCGCGCACGCTGTGCACGCTTCGGCGCTGTCACGCGGCCATCGCGCTGTGCTACGCGCTGCCCGTCCTCGCCTGCAGCCCACCCATCGCCATCTTCGAGATCCGCGAGACGCAGGTGCGAGAGCCGGAGGGCGAGGTGACGCTCTACCACGTGGGGCTCAGCGACGCCGCCGAGCGCGATGACCGGCTGCTCTACCACGCCAGCTTCTGGCTCTACTCGGTCAGTACTGCGTCAACACTTTGACCAGCAAATCTGTCTTTGTTACACATACTTGATATTATCAGCGTGGAATTATAAAGCGTGGCTCGAGCCGAACACAATATCCTGCATATCAACAGACATATTCTACAAGATGTAACCGCTACAAGTTTCAGATATTTCTG contains:
- the LOC124616593 gene encoding G-protein coupled receptor dmsr-1-like, producing MLSMENATELMARFNLSWEEWAILINFSMQTVPPPFVPACYCGGALQEALLAYRRAHGYCALLVCALGTAANALNVAVLTRRELAAAPINRLLTALAVADMLLMLEYVPVAAYLYVVLPEQREFPYGWAALLLAHAHLSLLLHSVSVCLTLALAVWRYISLRYPERARTLCTLRRCHAAIALCYALPVLACSPPIAIFEIRETQVREPEGEVTLYHVGLSDAAERDDRLLYHASFWLYSVVLRLVPCAMLSLLSVWLVRTLVRSGRRHAALTGRGQRAHRTTRMLVAVLLLFLATEVPSGVLGVLSVLLRPCFFLNCYKLFSEVMDMLALFNGAVNFILYCTMSRQFRTTFSQLFIGRVLRKCSPST